The Euphorbia lathyris chromosome 8, ddEupLath1.1, whole genome shotgun sequence genome has a window encoding:
- the LOC136204229 gene encoding glycerophosphodiester phosphodiesterase GDPDL6-like: MIKYWLLVLLIHASSSQSKPPTSNKVWKTLKGDPPVVVARGGYSGVFPESSPFAHELVKTSSVTDTVILCNLQLTKDGAGICQPDVKIDNSTNVNMVYPKQQKTYKVNGKEVTGWFSIDFTSDQLYENVTVMQNILTRPSAFDNLVPIAVVEDVLHTKFDAYWLNVQYSMFYDEHKLNMASYIQKQKLLRSVAYLSSPEIGLLKALAGKVSKRTKLVFAFLDQNLVEPSTNQKYGDILKDLAAIKLFASGILVPKNYIWPTTKANYLEKAPTSLVTDAHEAGLLVYVTGFANDMVIYDYHYDPVVEYLNFIDHPQFSVDGLISDFPTAASSAVACFGEFSNFEVSKKGRTTIISHNGASGIYPGSTDLAYQQALKDGADIIDCSVQMSKDGISFCLDSADLTGDTTAMPTFVSRSSTIPEIQKDPGVFTFDLTWAEIQTLKPQLTSPLGDNNLFPRNPASKNAGKFVTLVEFLEVAKVKGASGILINIENAAYLASKKGLDIVTAVSKALINATFDKQSTQQVLIQSDDTSVLSKFQNVPAYKRVLYLKDEISDAPAKPVDEIRKYADAVTLPRFSIIPTTDDGFGETPTKVVEEMHKANLTVYVSVLRNEYGAIPFDFFADPTVELSTYTSGLAVDGIITEYPGTASRYLNNVCGGEYELSYTILPIEPPLLLGFLSPDMQPPATAPMPVLDVDDVVDPPLPAVIKSTDQSGGTPPPAATQPKSSSNPNHLSSNFSHLGLTLMATLMLDLLFR; the protein is encoded by the exons ATGATCAAGTATTGGCTACTTGTTTTGCTAATTCATGCATCTTCATCACAAAGTAAACCACCTACCAGCAACAAAGTATGGAAGACTTTAAAAG GTGATCCGCCTGTGGTGGTTGCTAGAGGTGGATATTCGGGTGTATTTCCAGAATCGAGTCCATTTGCACATGAGTTAGTTAAAACAAGCAGTGTCACAGATACGGTTATTCTTTGCAATTTACAACTAACAAAAGATGGAGCTGGAATTTGCCAACCTGATGTCAAGATTGACAATTCAACTAATGTAAATATGGTTTACCCTAAACAGCAAAAGACCTACAAGGTTAATGGCAAGGAGGTTACTGGCTGGTTTTCTATTGATTTTACTTCCGATCAGCTTTACGAAAATGTTACAGTGATGCAAAATATATTGACTCGACCAAGCGCCTTTGATAATCTAGTGCCTATAGCTGTTGTGGAGGATGTTTTACATACTAAATTTGATGCATATTGGTTGAATGTTCAG TATAGTATGTTCTATGATGAACACAAACTGAATATGGCTTCATACATCCAAAAGCAGAAGTTGTTGCGGTCTGTTGCTTACCTTTCAAGTCCTGAGATCGGGTTATTGAAGGCACTTGCAGGAAAAGTGAGCAAGAGAACTAAGCTCGTCTTTGCTTTTCTTGATCAAAATCTAGTTGAGCCCTCCACGAATCAAAAGTACGGTGATATCTTGAAAGATCTAGCAGCAATCAAGTTATTTGCTTCTGGTATTCTTGTCCCCAAAAATTACATATGGCCTACAACCAAAGCTAACTATTTGGAGAAAGCTCCAACTTCTCTTGTTACTGATGCTCATGAAGCCGGTTTACTAGTATATGTTACTGGCTTCGCAAATGACATGGTTATTTATGATTACCACTACGATCCAGTCGTAGAGTATCTGAATTTCATCGATCATCCCCAATTTTCTGTTGATGGGCTCATCTCAGATTTCCCTACCGCAGCATCATCAGCTGTTG CATGCTTTGGAGAATTCAGTAACTTCGAGGTGTCAAAGAAGG GTAGAACTACAATCATAAGTCACAATGGAGCGAGCGGAATATATCCTGGTAGCACTGATCTTGCTTATCAACAAGCATTAAAAGATGGGGCTGACATAATTGATTGCTCGGTTCAAATGTCAAAGGATGGTATATCTTTCTGTTTGGATTCTGCAGATCTTACTGGAGATACAACAGCAATGCCTACATTCGTGTCCCGATCTAGTACTATCCCTGAAATTCAAAAGGATCCTGGAGTATTTACATTTGACCTTACATGGGCTGAAATTCAGACACTCAAGC CTCAATTGACAAGCCCTTTAGGAGATAATAACCTGTTCCCAAGAAACCCAGCAAGCAAAAATGCCGGTAAATTTGTAACTCTGGTCGAGTTTCTGGAAGTTGCTAAAGTAAAAGGTGCATCAGGAATTTTGATTAATATAGAG AATGCTGCTTACCTGGCTTCGAAGAAGGGACTTGACATAGTAACTGCAGTTAGCAAAGCCCTGATCAATGCCACATTTGACAAACAATCAACACAACAAGTTCTGATCCAATCAGATGACACTTCAGTGTTGTCCAAATTCCAAAATGTTCCTGCTTATAAAAGAGTGTTATATCTTAAAGATGAAATAAGCGATGCGCCTGCGAAGCCAGTTGATGAAATCAGAAAGTATGCAGATGCTGTTACTCTGCCCAGATTTTCCATCATTCCAACCACTGATGACGGGTTTGGTGAAACTCCAACCAAGGTTGTAGAAGAAATGCATAAAGCCAATCTCACAGTATATGTCTCAGTTCTCAGGAATGAATATGGTGCAATCCCATTCGATTTCTTCGCAGATCCCACTGTGGAGCTTTCAACTTACACTTCTGGACTGGCAGTTGATGGAATCATCACCGAGTATCCTGGAACTGCAAGCAGATACTTAA ATAATGTATGCGGTGGGGAGTATGAATTATCATATACTATCCTTCCAATTGAGCCACCACTTCTACTAGGTTTCCTTAGCCCTGATATGCAACCACCAGCAACTGCACCTATGCCAGTTCTGGATGTGGACGATGTTGTTGATCCACCATTACCAGCAGTAATTAAATCAACTGATCAGTCAGGAGGTACTCCTCCACCAGCAGCAACACAGCCTAAATCCAGTTCAAACCCTAACCACCTATCATCAAATTTCAGTCATTTGGGTCTTACTTTAATGGCAACCCTAATGTTGGATTTACTGTTTCGCTAA
- the LOC136203197 gene encoding uncharacterized protein yields MSGAPRVRSMNVADSETRPILGPTGNNKAGSLIARKPASKQMRKVETSPEEVSLSEEKNAFTVATGNARSPKSHSVSIPSVLRRHEQLLHSNLSLNASCSSDASTDSFHSRASTGRLTRSNSLGTRRKQYASRPRSVASDGGLESPPASGASQSKKSCAWVTPNSDPYYATFHDEEWGVPVHDDKKLFELLVFSGALAELTWPAILSKRHLFREVFADFDPIAVSKLNEKKIIAPGSTASSLLSEVKLRSIMENARQISKVINEFGSFDKYIWSFVNYKPIVSRFRYPRQVPVKTPKAEAISKDLVRRGFRSVGPTVVYSFMQVAGLTNDHLISCFRFVECVNAAEVKEEKGIKLKGEEEISDKGMESKISIAVDELSFSSD; encoded by the exons ATGTCAGGAGCTCCAAGAGTGAGGTCTATGAATGTGGCTGATTCTGAGACCAGGCCTATCTTAGGACCTACCGGAAACAACAAGGCCGGGTCATTAATTGCGAGGAAGCCTGCCTCCAAACAAATGAGAAAAGTTGAAACATCGCCAGAGGAAGTTTCATTAAGTGAAGAGAAGAATGCATTTACAGTAGCTACTGGCAATGCTCGATCCCCCAAATCACATTCTGTTAGCATTCCTTCTGTGCTTCGTCGGCATGAGCAGTTGTTGCATTCAAATTTATCTCTAAACGCTTCTTGTTCATCTGATGCGTCCACAGATTCATTCCATAGCCGAGCATCTACTGGCAGGTTGACACGATCAAATAGCTTAGGAACTAGGAGAAAGCAATATGCTTCAAGGCCGAGAAGTGTTGCTTCTGATGGGGGTTTAGAATCTCCTCCAGCTTCCGGTGCTTCACAATCTAAGAAGAGCTGTGCTTGGGTGACACCCAATTCTG ATCCGTATTATGCTACTTTCCATGATGAAGAATGGGGAGTTCCAGTACATGATGACAA GAAATTGTTTGAGCTTCTTGTTTTTTCTGGTGCTTTGGCTGAACTTACTTGGCCTGCCATTTTAAGCAAACGACATTTATTTAG GGAAGTTTTTGCAGATTTTGATCCGATTGCAGTCTCAAAACTTAACGAGAAGAAGATCATAGCACCAGGAAGCACAGCTAGCTCCTTGTTATCAGAAGTTAAACTGCGTTCTATCATGGAGAATGCACGGCAAATATCGAAG GTGATAAATGAGTTTGGATCATTCGACAAGTATATTTGGAGCTTCGTGAACTACAAGCCAATAGTGAGCAGATTCCGGTATCCTCGGCAAGTTCCTGTAAAAACTCCTAAAGCAGAAGCAATAAGCAAAGACCTAGTGAGAAGAGGATTCCGCAGCGTAGGACCTACGGTGGTGTACTCCTTCATGCAGGTAGCCGGATTAACAAATGATCATCTCATCAGTTGCTTCAGATTTGTGGAGTGTGTAAATGCAGCAGAAGTAAAGGAAGAAAAGGGTATCAAATTAAAGGGTGAGGAAGAAATAAGTGACAAGGGCATGGAGTCCAAAATATCCATAGCTGTGGATGAGTTGAGTTTCTCCTCAGACTGA